A genomic stretch from Petrimonas mucosa includes:
- a CDS encoding IS982 family transposase, which yields MITTDKVIEIFCIADDFCAEYENEIRNHQLQAGDTTKRRNRKTQMSQSEIIAVMVCFHCGTFHNFKNYYLFYICKHMKSYFPNAVSYNRFVELQPRVIVPFMLLLKLFGFGECTGITYVDSTPIKVCHNKRIHSNKVFRDLAQRGKSTMGWFFGFKLHLVCNEKGELLNFSLTKGNVDDRNPDVINVLTKDLFGKLYADKGYISTKLFEMLFDQGVHLVTGIRSNMKNSLMSFRDKILLRKRSVIESINDELKNICQIEHSRHRSTHNFIMNIIAALVAYCFFPKKPSIKFEVEKSSQLTIWG from the coding sequence ATGATCACAACAGACAAAGTTATTGAAATATTTTGTATTGCCGACGATTTTTGTGCAGAATATGAGAATGAAATCCGGAATCACCAACTTCAAGCAGGTGACACAACGAAAAGGAGAAACAGGAAAACGCAAATGTCCCAGAGCGAGATTATTGCCGTGATGGTCTGCTTCCACTGTGGAACCTTTCATAATTTCAAGAATTATTACCTGTTTTATATTTGCAAGCACATGAAGAGCTATTTTCCAAATGCCGTTTCCTACAACCGTTTTGTCGAGTTGCAACCCAGGGTGATTGTACCTTTCATGCTGTTGCTCAAACTCTTTGGATTTGGTGAATGCACAGGCATTACATATGTGGATAGCACTCCAATCAAAGTATGTCATAACAAGCGTATCCACTCGAATAAAGTATTCAGGGATCTGGCACAAAGAGGGAAAAGTACGATGGGCTGGTTTTTTGGATTCAAGCTTCATCTGGTCTGTAATGAAAAGGGTGAATTGCTGAATTTCTCTCTCACAAAAGGCAATGTCGACGATAGAAACCCTGACGTAATCAATGTTCTTACCAAAGATCTTTTCGGTAAACTATATGCAGACAAGGGTTACATCAGCACAAAGCTCTTCGAGATGCTGTTTGACCAGGGAGTTCATTTAGTGACCGGTATACGCTCAAATATGAAAAATTCCCTGATGTCATTCCGCGACAAGATTCTCTTACGCAAAAGATCTGTAATTGAGTCCATCAATGATGAACTGAAGAATATCTGCCAGATAGAACATTCAAGGCATCGTTCCACACATAATTTCATCATGAACATAATTGCTGCATTGGTGGCATATTGTTTCTTTCCCAAAAAGCCTTCAATCAAATTTGAAGTGGAAAAGTCAAGTCAATTAACCATTTGGGGATAA
- the tnpA gene encoding IS66 family insertion sequence element accessory protein TnpA encodes MNTNKMNRRFTQHEAFSLIEEYFQSGQRATDFYRSKNMSEWQFYKWRKLYLEVHPEHEASKTPPAKEPSLLQPVTVIGKPSSRRMPRFEIAYPGGVTLRVDEGVTDITLLGELLTF; translated from the coding sequence ATGAACACTAACAAAATGAATCGTCGTTTTACTCAACACGAAGCGTTTTCCCTGATCGAAGAGTACTTTCAAAGTGGTCAGCGGGCCACGGATTTTTACCGGTCCAAAAACATGAGTGAATGGCAGTTTTACAAATGGAGAAAATTGTATCTTGAAGTCCATCCGGAACATGAAGCCTCAAAAACACCCCCTGCAAAGGAGCCATCCCTCTTGCAGCCGGTAACTGTTATCGGCAAGCCGTCCTCCCGGCGGATGCCCCGGTTCGAGATCGCCTATCCCGGCGGGGTAACTCTTCGCGTGGACGAGGGGGTAACCGACATCACGCTACTCGGGGAACTGCTCACTTTTTAA
- a CDS encoding carbohydrate binding domain-containing protein, whose product MKNISTRLIAILIISLISYTSFAQDGDVCTLNFGDNILTNGGFELDEVEWNIPPKYASLSSSEVYKGNRSIYYYNPNRNTYAPFITQKFEVEPGQTYSFGGWVKAENLDAKDAEQDYYGAMLFLQTFDENEKFVTGSYIITKDIGGFNWKKYSAIYTVPSNAKKMVLGLGLRKGVTGKVWFDEVELRLEKRPVIESFLTYPNYRGLLPDGANVSFSSFVRINNPVETIYKAAYTLSTLQGKVLYNKTYKLTSLTGEHKLQFTYPKHLKIGKYVLHMNYYNDSNEIILNQTHNIEVVEKMPSVYIDKEGYTIKNNEKIFPLGFYIKGGNEEDMKRIKEAGYNTILSYDYGYSLNAAEYLDTAYKHGLNVIYSLKDMYEGKTQYIKEPNSAASKFINDLKNKPALLAWYTVDELKPEWLPKINVLYDIIKQDDQNHPAFQVHDYDGFSLLEKYYYSTDIIATDPYPVGRANLLLTSIRTEASEKAMHNSRGVWSVLQTMDWAVYYSDRESHFPSLDEIRNQVFQALIAGAKGILFYSYYDLFYESYPRDKKNLGLFHRRWDEVKKLPNEILPLTEVILNGKRYNQLDYIENDSIKICGFEYNDDLILLFANPYYSENEIEITLPKGYTIHDRIQGQINASVVNNKVIFRLPSIGSGMFILRKQL is encoded by the coding sequence ATGAAAAATATATCGACAAGGTTAATCGCCATTCTTATTATTAGTCTTATATCTTATACTTCATTTGCTCAAGATGGAGATGTCTGCACACTTAATTTTGGTGATAATATACTTACAAATGGGGGATTTGAGTTAGATGAAGTAGAATGGAATATTCCTCCTAAATACGCTTCTTTAAGTTCGTCTGAAGTCTATAAGGGCAATAGAAGTATTTATTATTACAATCCAAATAGAAACACATATGCACCGTTTATTACTCAGAAATTTGAAGTTGAACCAGGTCAAACCTACAGTTTCGGCGGATGGGTTAAAGCTGAAAACCTTGATGCTAAAGATGCTGAGCAAGATTATTACGGTGCGATGCTATTTTTGCAAACTTTCGATGAAAATGAAAAATTTGTAACCGGTTCTTATATAATAACTAAAGATATTGGAGGTTTTAATTGGAAGAAGTATAGCGCTATTTACACAGTACCATCGAACGCAAAAAAAATGGTTTTAGGTTTGGGATTGAGAAAAGGAGTTACTGGAAAAGTTTGGTTCGATGAGGTCGAGTTACGTCTAGAGAAACGCCCCGTAATAGAATCTTTTTTAACTTATCCAAATTATAGAGGTTTACTCCCGGATGGTGCTAATGTATCGTTCTCATCATTCGTCCGCATCAATAACCCTGTAGAAACTATCTATAAAGCTGCTTATACATTGAGTACTCTCCAAGGCAAAGTTTTATATAACAAGACATATAAATTAACTAGTTTAACCGGTGAACATAAATTACAATTCACATATCCAAAACATTTAAAAATTGGAAAATATGTTTTGCATATGAACTATTATAATGATTCAAACGAAATTATACTAAATCAAACCCACAACATAGAGGTTGTAGAGAAAATGCCGTCAGTCTATATTGACAAAGAGGGTTACACAATAAAAAATAACGAAAAAATATTTCCTTTAGGCTTTTATATTAAAGGTGGAAATGAGGAGGATATGAAACGTATTAAAGAAGCTGGATACAACACGATCTTGTCTTACGATTATGGCTATAGTTTAAATGCTGCCGAATATTTGGATACCGCATACAAACATGGTCTAAATGTGATTTATTCATTAAAAGACATGTATGAAGGAAAAACACAATATATTAAAGAACCAAATAGCGCAGCAAGTAAATTTATTAACGATTTAAAAAATAAGCCGGCCTTACTTGCCTGGTACACTGTCGATGAACTTAAGCCTGAATGGTTACCAAAAATAAATGTCCTATACGATATAATTAAGCAGGATGATCAAAATCACCCTGCTTTTCAAGTACATGATTATGATGGCTTTTCACTATTAGAAAAATACTATTACTCAACAGATATAATTGCAACTGATCCTTATCCGGTTGGGCGTGCTAATTTACTTTTAACCTCTATTCGAACGGAGGCTTCTGAAAAGGCCATGCATAATTCGAGAGGCGTATGGTCAGTATTACAAACAATGGATTGGGCAGTGTATTACAGCGATAGGGAATCACATTTCCCTTCATTGGATGAAATAAGGAATCAGGTTTTCCAGGCACTTATAGCTGGTGCGAAAGGGATTCTGTTTTATTCATATTATGACCTATTTTATGAAAGTTATCCTCGTGATAAAAAGAATTTAGGATTATTTCATAGAAGATGGGATGAAGTAAAGAAACTTCCAAATGAAATTCTACCATTAACGGAAGTAATACTAAATGGGAAAAGATACAATCAGCTTGATTACATTGAAAATGATAGTATTAAAATTTGTGGATTTGAATACAATGATGATTTGATATTATTATTTGCAAATCCATATTACTCAGAAAATGAAATTGAAATAACATTACCCAAAGGATATACCATTCATGACAGAATCCAAGGACAAATAAATGCATCGGTAGTTAACAATAAGGTAATTTTTAGATTACCTTCTATTGGAAGCGGTATGTTTATTTTGAGAAAACAATTATGA
- the tnpB gene encoding IS66 family insertion sequence element accessory protein TnpB (TnpB, as the term is used for proteins encoded by IS66 family insertion elements, is considered an accessory protein, since TnpC, encoded by a neighboring gene, is a DDE family transposase.), whose product MFSLNESQRFYLCLSPTDLRKGFDSLCGLVSSELGRDPLGGEVFIFVNRSRTTIKLLHWERGGLVLYHKRLESGRFSLPRVHSSGKGCSILWRDLVMMVEGISMEKTTRRKRFNIAPKTA is encoded by the coding sequence ATGTTCTCACTTAACGAATCCCAGCGTTTTTACCTCTGCCTCTCACCCACCGACCTGCGTAAAGGATTTGACAGTTTATGCGGGCTTGTCTCATCGGAATTGGGACGCGACCCGTTAGGCGGGGAAGTGTTCATCTTTGTCAACAGGTCCAGGACGACCATCAAGCTGCTCCATTGGGAACGGGGCGGGCTCGTGCTGTACCACAAGCGCCTGGAAAGCGGCCGCTTTTCCCTTCCCCGCGTCCATTCTTCCGGCAAGGGATGCAGTATTCTTTGGCGCGATTTGGTCATGATGGTCGAGGGTATTTCCATGGAAAAAACCACCCGCCGGAAAAGATTCAATATTGCTCCAAAAACCGCGTGA